CCCCGACCGCGACGGCACTCATCGCGCGACGCTTCGGCTCGAGCAAGCTACCGGACCGCTCGCGACCGCCGATCTGACCGGGACCGGCGTCACACCGGACATCGAAGTCGACCGGGAGCAGCTCCGGTTCGCGAACGTGACAGACCAGACGGTTGCGGAGACGTTCACCCTCACGAACAACGGGACTGCACCGCTGACGGTCGACGCGTTACGAATCGTCGGTCCCGATCGAGCCGCCTTCGAACCGGCGGCTAGCGGTCCGTTCACGATCGAACCGGGACAGAGTCGGGAGGTTCCCGTGCGATTTACGCAGTCGGAACCGGCGGCGCGGTTCGCGACGATGCACATCCTGAGCGACGACCCCGAGCAGCCGCAGCGAAACCTGTGGCTCACCAACACGCCGACGGTGGCCCGCGTCTCGCCGTCGCACATCAAAACGGACCGGACGCACGTGAACGCATCCGTCGTCGACGCGGAGCCGAACACGACGCAGTCGCTCAACATCTCGTGGCCGGCCACTCGAGACGATACCGTCGCGATCGACGCACTCTCGTACACCCCCGAGCAGGGCGGAGAGTTCTCGATCAACGTCACGAAACGGGACGCGCAGTTCGAAGGGGCGCCTGCGTTCGAACCCGCCGACGGAACCGAGGAGGTGGCGTTCGTCTCGATGGACAGTACCATCGCGAACGAGGACCTTCGGGACGTCACCATCACCTTCCGCGTGAGGCAGGATCAACTGGCCGGAGACGAGGCACCGGACGACGTGGCCCTGTACACGCATCAAAACGGTCAGTGGATCGAGCTTCCGACGACGCTCGTAGACGAGAGTCGGACGCACTACTTCTTCGAAACGGAGTCGCCGGGACTGTTGGACTTCGCGACCGGGATCAAACAGGCGAACTTCCGCATCGACGACGCGGCCGTGAGCGTCACGGAGATCAGCGCTGGCGAAAGCATCGATGTCGTGGTACGCGTCACCAACGTCGGCGGCGCTGACGGCACATACACCGTACGACTCATCCGTAACAATACCGTCGTCGACCAGCGGGAACTGTCGATCGCGGCAACCGGAAGCCGCCAGACGACCCTCACAGAGTCATTCGACAACCCCGGAACTTACGAGCTGTATGTTAACAATCACCTAGTCGGCAATATCACGGTCCACGGATCTGCGGATGCGCTAACTGATCTGGTGTTCACGGCGCTCTCACCCGCGTGAATCACCGCTGCGTTAAACCCCGAGATTCCCTCGACGGCCAGCGGATATCCCGTGTGCGGAACTACATTCTGTCGGTCTGTTCATCGAGGCGTTCCATCTCGACGGGTTGGGCGAGTCCCTCGGTGCCCTCGAGGAGCGACGCGGAGTCTTCGCGAACGATGACGCCGAGGCCCATGAAGGTGCCATCGAGGAGTACGAGACTGTACGATTCCCGACTGCTATCTCCTGCTCTCGAATTTCATGGCCTCTCGGGAGTCTTATCGTCCAATCTCTAAGTCGAACTCGACAGTAACGACATCGTTGCTAAAATTAGTTGGTGGGGATGCCTCTCCGAGATTCGAATTGTCCAGTATCAGTCGGTAGGACCCCTCTGTGACCGTGCCACTGACTGTTGTTCCAGCGCTCTCAAACGCACTGAGTGCCGACTTGTACGAAAACCGGCTCTCGTTAGTAAAGTAGGTGTACTCGGATTCGGCCATGAAAATGACGTCGATCTCCGGTCCCTCGCGAACGATGAAATCGTATTCGATGAACCCGCTGCCATCGAAATCGAACTCGTAATAGATCCATTCGTCTTCCT
Above is a genomic segment from Haloterrigena salifodinae containing:
- a CDS encoding choice-of-anchor D domain-containing protein: MSTTIGNRSRRLLVCLTVLSVTGALTGGVVWAADGAAGAAPSEPSIDSAQRQCACDSGAARVDGAGEANALEPGSNAARVAFGTAQTADFGRTAVGSNATREVPIRNIGPDPVTVTDATIEGDDAGAFTVTDDPVSSIESGETEHVTVVFSPDRDGTHRATLRLEQATGPLATADLTGTGVTPDIEVDREQLRFANVTDQTVAETFTLTNNGTAPLTVDALRIVGPDRAAFEPAASGPFTIEPGQSREVPVRFTQSEPAARFATMHILSDDPEQPQRNLWLTNTPTVARVSPSHIKTDRTHVNASVVDAEPNTTQSLNISWPATRDDTVAIDALSYTPEQGGEFSINVTKRDAQFEGAPAFEPADGTEEVAFVSMDSTIANEDLRDVTITFRVRQDQLAGDEAPDDVALYTHQNGQWIELPTTLVDESRTHYFFETESPGLLDFATGIKQANFRIDDAAVSVTEISAGESIDVVVRVTNVGGADGTYTVRLIRNNTVVDQRELSIAATGSRQTTLTESFDNPGTYELYVNNHLVGNITVHGSADALTDLVFTALSPA